The following are encoded in a window of Candida dubliniensis CD36 chromosome 4, complete sequence genomic DNA:
- a CDS encoding Cu, Zn, superoxide dismutase, putative (Similar to S. cerevisiae SOD1;~spliced gene) — translation MVKAVAVVRGDSKVQGIVRFEQESESAPTTISWEIEGNDPNALRGFHIHQFGDNTNGCTSAGPHFNPFGKQHGAPEDDDRHVGDLGNISTDANGVAKGTKQDLLIKLIGKDSVLGRTVVVHAGTDDYGKGGFEDSKTTGHAGARPACGVIGLTQ, via the exons ATGGTTAAAGCTG TCGCTGTTGTCAGAGGTGATTCTAAAGTCCAAGGTATTGTTCGTTTTGAACAAGAATCCGAATCCGCACCAACCACAATTTCTTGGGAAATTGAAGGTAATGATCCAAATGCCTTGAGAGGATTCcatattcatcaatttgGTGATAATACCAATGGTTGTACTTCTGCTGGTCCTCATTTCAATCCATTTGGTAAACAACATGGTGCTCCAGAAGATGATGACAGACACGTTGGTGATTTAGGTAATATTTCTACCGATGCCAATGGTGTTGCTAAAGGTACTAAACAAGAtttattgatcaaattgattggtAAAGATTCTGTTTTAGGTAGAACCGTTGTTGTTCATGCTGGTACTGATGATTATGGTAAAGGTGGATTTGAAGATTCTAAAACCACTGGTCATGCTGGTGCTAGACCAGCTTGTGGTGTCATTGGTTTGACTCAATGA
- a CDS encoding lipoic acid synthetase, mitochondrial precursor, putative (Similar to S. cerevisiae LIP5;~In S. cerevisiae: protein involved in biosynthesis of the coenzyme lipoic acid) → MITRNSIILRRLYPTAIIRTLATDATESTVVKTKRRRTIFTDELNKGPSFDDFVSGKAKDMLEDPLETARKDPNAKLPSWLKVPIPKGKSFHNVKKDVRELKLATVCEEAKCPNIGECWGGKKSEATATIMLLGDTCTRGCRFCSVKTNRKPAAPDPMEPENTAEAISRWGLGYVVLTTVDRDDLVDGGARHLAETVQKIKQKAPQILVEVLGGDFRGDLSMVEILANSGLDVYAHNLETVEALTPHIRDRRATYRQSLAVLERAKQTNSSLITKTSLMLGFGETDDQVKQTLRDLREIGCDVVTFGQYMRPTKRHMKVVEYIKPEKFDYWRDTALDMGFLYVASGPLVRSSYKAGEAFIENVLKKRKHNVGETPRLAQEIKPSIY, encoded by the coding sequence ATGATTACAAGAAACTCTATAATTTTGAGAAGACTATATCCTACAGCCATTATAAGGACACTAGCTACAGATGCCACCGAATCTACTGTGGTAAAGAcgaaaagaagaagaacaattTTCACcgatgaattgaataaaggaccatcatttgatgatttcGTCAGTGGGAAAGCCAAAGACATGTTGGAGGATCCATTGGAAACAGCAAGAAAGGATCCAAATGCCAAGTTGCCTAGTTGGTTAAAAGTTCCTATTCCAAAAGGGAAATCATTTCATAATGTGAAGAAAGATGTACGTGAATTAAAATTAGCCACTGTGTGTGAAGAAGCTAAGTGTCCCAACATTGGGGAATGTTGGGGTGGTAAGAAATCTGAAGCTACTGCCACAATTATGCTTTTGGGTGATACGTGTACTAGAGGATGTCGATTCTGTTCGGTAAAGACTAACCGTAAACCGGCTGCCCCAGATCCAATGGAACCAGAAAACACTGCTGAAGCCATTAGTAGATGGGGGTTAGGATATGTTGTTTTAACAACAGTTGATAGAGATGATTTAGTTGATGGTGGGGCTAGACATTTGGCAGAAACCGTGCAAAAGATAAAGCAAAAGGCTCCACAGATTCTCGTTGAAGTATTGGGAGGTGATTTCCGAGGTGATTTATCCATGGTTGAAATATTGGCTAATTCAGGCTTAGATGTGTATGCTCATAATTTGGAAACTGTGGAAGCTTTGACTCCTCATATTAGAGACCGTCGTGCTACTTACCGTCAATCATTGGCTGTTTTGGAAAGGgccaaacaaacaaactcATCTTTGATAACCAAAACTTCGCTAATGCTTGGATTTGGTGAAACAGATGACCAAGTGAAGCAAACATTAAGAGATTTACGTGAAATTGGATGTGACGTGGTAACTTTTGGTCAATATATGAGACCAACAAAAAGACATATGAAGGTTGTTGAGTACATTAAACcagaaaaatttgattattggCGTGACACTGCGTTGGATATGGGATTCCTTTATGTTGCAAGTGGGCCATTAGTCAGATCATCGTATAAAGCAGGTGAGGCTTTTATAGAAAATGTGttgaaaaagagaaaacaCAACGTTGGCGAAACACCAAGGTTGGCACAAGAAATCAAGCCAAGCATATACTAA
- a CDS encoding isopentenyl diphosphate:dimethylallyl diphosphate isomerase (IPP isomerase), putative (Similar to S. cerevisiae IDI1;~In S. cerevisiae: catalyzes an essential activation step in the isoprenoid biosynthetic pathway): MSSEYAKLVASLSNQDILSKWPEVTPLKKISGIPRSAGSDSSDSDLFDGHDEEQIRLMEELCIVLDYDDKPVGAGTKKLCHIMDNINAGLLHRAFSVFLFNEDGKLLLQQRADEKITFANMWTNTCCSHPLCVPSELGVDSSLEGSKDVNDLTNAVKGAKVAAQRKLEHELGIPFSDCPIENFTYLTRIHYKSASGDESSKWGEHEIDYILILKTKNEITVNANYNEVRDFKYVNADELKAMFEDDSLVFTPWFKLICQSFLFKWWDNLDSLDQFKDEEIHRLL; encoded by the coding sequence ATGTCATCAGAATACGCCAAATTAGTTGCTAGCCTTTCTAATCAAGATATTTTAAGCAAATGGCCGGAAGTCACCccattgaagaaaatttcTGGTATTCCAAGATCTGCTGGATCTGACAGTAGTGATTctgatttatttgatgGTCATGATGAAGAACAAATTAGATTAATGGAAGAATTATGTATTGTTTTAGATTATGATGACAAGCCAGTTGGTGCaggaacaaaaaaattgtgtCACATAATGGATAATATCAATGCTGGGTTATTACACCGTGCATTTTCtgtgtttttgtttaatgaagatgggaaattattattacaacaAAGAGCTGATGAAAAAATCACTTTTGCAAATATGTGGACAAACACTTGTTGCTCTCATCCTTTATGTGTTCCAAGCGAATTAGGTGTTGATTCATCATTGGAAGGATCAAAAGATGTGAACGATTTGACCAATGCAGTTAAGGGTGCTAAAGTTGCTGCACAAAGAAAATTGGAGCACGAATTGGGAATACCATTCTCAGATTGTCCAATAGAAAATTTCACATATTTGACTAGAATCCATTATAAATCAGCAAGTGGTGACGAATCTTCCAAATGGGGAGAACAcgaaattgattatatattgattttgaaaactaaaaatgaaatcacTGTTAATGCTAATTATAATGAAGTTAGAGATTTCAAGTATGTCAATGCTGACGAATTGAAAGCCATGTTTGAAGATGATTCCTTGGTGTTTACACCATggtttaaattgatttgcCAATCTTTCTTATTCAAATGGTGGGATAACTTGGACAGTTTAGATCAATtcaaagatgaagaaattcaTCGTTTACTTTGA
- a CDS encoding Rho GTPase-activating protein (RhoGAP), putative (In C. albicans: possibly involved in morphogenesis - Court H and Sudbery P (2007) Regulation of Cdc42 GTPase Activity in the Formation of Hyphae in Candida albicans. Mol Biol Cell 18(1):265-81;~In S. cerevisiae: involved in control of the cytoskeleton organization; targets the essential Rho-GTPase Cdc42p, which controls establishment and maintenance of cell polarity, including bud-site assembly;~Similar to S. cerevisiae BEM3): MLKPTTLTARSISQNSRHEYTSSDSKFERSELSDAQYIDQLLLENQELKALVDRQKKIIEKLNNQLKSSNGSKLTLDSINNRTPPLSQKSSVDNAEPEPEPEPVSQASTATEVSFKRVSGALSPTLVTIPKSPQRSISNNSIQSSPTKQTLSVQKQLFDENITGAPANSVPQEVPLRSSRRRRNSNDTKSSDKKASYISLESSTPSQIPNSDSNGSTLSSSFQTNGVGRASEFASIKSPDLEVDMGNTSKNDTMNNTFDSKAGVDTTIGTVDSIDSGKINETGESKFSTMESTKSQSDVSGSSIGTTTGTSTVGGTASSGVSKIYSQSKGIARSSSSVGSTYKSSRIKPPNLQTKPNNNSAVDLAPPTSLKTAASNISSPVELKSPSSQYDTSPQIQSDTNIKSQLAPPYEMSTSNNEQIPPVPPPKSNSNSKPHPTLNLSNQSSRSAGDSYQLTTVYDSPATPRPTVRTPTTSSYNINSAPQTPGSSFNVLHTPKTDMDESSLFIKPDEFHTIFISVISTIHVDLMNQTSKKSDDPNVTITINDRETNKEMWKIRKTFSQLVTFDSEIRPIVEYFGLPPLPDKQLFCSSTPAKIEIRKLALQNYFNSIFVMPHIPRMVLYYICRFLSLDFVNPLDDFKSGARKEGFLVRRYKGLGATWKIRWCQVDGPYMEIYENPGGPVLEQIQLSGAQIGRQSSDAVAEDKGYRHAFLIMESSKSSKLHSSVPKHFFCAESDDERDDWVTALIEFTEDASESVENSPQQQYDRSNAYDSLSTPNTRYDHANDDLKPGSSNIFATPASIAASVADSLSTYTMGVVDDQSQKKIKKRSYFPFRTKTNSSNDDSEDQQGQHLQPDDNHLSLPTTAMTNSQNIYLQQQQHQQQPSGFANGQPPPPLSTAVTSSSSGYPRSEDNMQQYLSQMKLDEDSAKKIFGSELEIAFELSNHEFMGKKIPSVCYRCLDFLMKTGAIYEEGIFRLSGSASSIRQLKDQFNTRYDVDLFQSSLKPDIHTVSGLFKSYLREMPTPIIGGNAVNHLSALVSHNTYQQQQQSMGGMSNSNLARIFRDYFNDVNNVDKIHYDLSYLVFSFLRQIIQQSDINRMTLKNVGIIFEPTLNINVEVLSIFLVEFDTIFGV, from the coding sequence ATGTTGAAACCAACTACATTAACGGCAAGGTCTATCTCCCAAAACTCTCGTCATGAATACACAAGTTCagattcaaaatttgaacGATCGGAATTAAGTGACGCTCAATATATTGaccaattattattggagaATCAAGAGTTGAAAGCATTAGTTGATcgacaaaagaaaattattgaaaaattaaataatcaactCAAGTCATCTAATGGTAGTAAGTTGACATTAGATTCGATCAACAATAGAACACCACCACTATCACAAAAATCATCAGTTGACAATGCAGAGccagaaccagaaccagaGCCTGTGTCTCAGGCATCCACTGCAACTGAAGTTAGTTTTAAACGCGTATCAGGTGCATTGTCTCCAACTTTAGTAACAATACCAAAATCACCACAACGATCCATCAGCAATAACAGTATCCAGTCGTCACCAACTAAACAGACACTTTCTGTGCAAAAGCAATTGTTCGATGAGAATATTACGGGTGCTCCTGCTAACTCTGTGCCACAAGAGGTACCATTAAGATCATCTAGAAGAAGACGTAACTCTAATGACACCAAATCTTCCGATAAGAAAGCTTCATATATTTCCCTTGAATCATCTACTCCATCACAAATTCCTAATTCAGATTCTAATGGAAGCACTTTGTCATCGTCATTTCAAACAAACGGTGTTGGAAGAGCAAGTGAGTTTGCATCTATTAAATCACCTGATTTGGAAGTTGACATGGGTAATACACTGAAGAATGATACTATGAATAACACTTTTGATAGTAAAGCGGGGGTGGATACAACTATAGGAACagttgattcaattgattctgGTAAGATTAATGAAACAGGGGAAAGTAAATTCAGTACAATGGAAAGTACGAAATCACAACTGGATGTTTCTGGTTCTAGTATTGGTACTACTACTGGCACTAGTACTGTTGGTGGTACTGCATCAAGTGGGGtatcaaaaatatattctCAAAGTAAAGGTATTGCtagaagtagtagtagtgtGGGTTCTACCTATAAATCCTCGCGAATTAAACCACCAAATTTGCAAACAAAGCCTAATAACAATAGTGCTGTTGACCTAGCACCTCCTACATCGTTGAAAACAGCAGCATCTAATATTAGTTCGCCGGTCGAGCTTAAGTCACCTTCATCGCAATATGATACCAGTCCACAAATACAAAGTGATACCAATATCAAGTCTCAATTAGCACCTCCATATGAAATGCTGACATCTAATAATGAACAGATTCCTCCTGTACCGccaccaaaatcaaactcAAACTCTAAACCACACCCAACTTTGAATTTACTGAATCAATCAAGCAGACTGGCTGGTGATTCTTATCAATTAACAACAGTTTATGATAGTCCAGCTACACCCCGACCAACAGTTCGAACTCCAACTACCTCATCATATAACATTAATAGTGCACCACAAACTCCTGGGTCCAGTTTCAATGTTTTACACACCCCGAAAACAGATATGGATGAATCATCATTGTTTATTAAACCAGATGAATTTCATacaatatttatttcaGTTATTAGTACCATTCATGTTGATCTAATGAACCAAACCCTGAAAAAAAGTGACGATCCAAACGTTACTATTACAATCAATGATCGAGaaacaaataaagaaatgtGGAAAATACGTAAAACTTTTTCCCAATTGGTTACGTTTGATTCAGAAATACGGCCAATTGTAGAATATTTTGGGTTACCTCCGTTACCagataaacaattattttgCAGTTCGACTCCagcaaaaattgaaatcagaAAATTGGCGTTACagaattatttcaattcgATATTTGTCATGCCACATATCCCACGTATGGtcttatattatatttgtcgatttttatcattagaTTTTGTTAATCCTTTAGATGATTTTAAAAGTGGGGCTAGAAAGGAAGGTTTCCTTGTACGTCGTTATAAAGGTTTAGGTGCAACTTGGAAAATACGTTGGTGTCAAGTTGATGGTCCTTATATGGAAATATATGAAAACCCTGGTGGACCGGTATTGGAACAAATCCAATTATCTGGTGCTCAGATTGGAAGACAATCGTCAGATGCCGTTGCTGAAGATAAAGGATATCGACATGCGTTTTTAATTATGGAATCACTGAAATCTTCTAAATTACATTCTTCAGTCCCTAAACATTTCTTTTGTGCGGAATCTGATGATGAAAGAGATGACTGGGTCACAgcattaattgaatttactGAGGATGCATCAGAATCAGTGGAAAATTCacctcaacaacaatatgaCAGATCCAATGCCTATGATTCATTGAGTACTCCAAATACAAGGTATGATCATGCcaatgatgatttgaaacCAGGTAGTCTGAATATATTTGCCACTCCAGCATCTATAGCGGCTTCAGTCGCTGATCTGTTGTCAACATATACAATGGGTGTTGTAGATGATCAATcccaaaagaaaatcaagaaGAGAAGTTATTTCCCTTTTAGAACAAAGACTAATTCATCCAATGATGATTCAGAAGATCAACAAGGTCAACATCTTCAACCAGATGATAATCATCTTCTGTTACCAACTACAGCAATGACAAATAGtcaaaatatatatttgcaacaacaacaacatcaacaacaaccatcTGGGTTTGCAAATGgacaaccaccaccaccattatcCACAGCAgttacttcttcttcttcggGATATCCAAGATCAGAAGATAATATGCAACAATATTTAAGTCAAATGAAACTTGATGAAGATTCtgccaaaaaaatatttggtaGTGAATTAGAAATTGCTTTTGAATTATCTAATCATGAATTTATGGGGAAGAAAATCCCTAGTGTATGTTATCGATGTTTAGATTTTTTAATGAAAACTGGAGCTATTTATGAAGAAGGAATATTTCGATTATCTGGATCAGCATCTAGTATTCGACAATTAAAAGATCAATTTAATACTCGATatgatgttgatttatttcaatCTTCATTAAAACCAGATATTCATACAGTTTCGGGGCTTTTCAAAAGTTATCTTCGAGAAATGCCTACTCCTATAATTGGTGGTAATGCAGTAAATCATTTAAGTGCTTTAGTTTCACATAATacttatcaacaacaacaacaatcaatggGAGGGATGTCGAATTCAAATTTGGCACGTATATTTAGAGATTATTTTAATGATGTTAATaatgttgataaaattCATTATGATTTATCATATTTGGTGTTTAGTTTTTTGAGACAAATTATTCAACAAAGTGATATTAATCGAATGACATTGAAGAATGTGGGGATTATATTTGAACCAACTTTGAATATTAATGTTGAAGTTCTTTCGATATTTTTGGTTGAATTTGACACTATATTTGGTGTATag
- a CDS encoding uncharacterized protein (conserved hypothetical protein), with the protein MYTVIERYYTPIDRFINKIKRKGFWLYTGLITLSFVYVIFSISNLPSLPPPPPSPSSKRKKDKMVSKSTKKRIENEDEVELGPSDPIIPLEQTHANDHIINSWSKRQLYQFLFEEKIYPDVNEDLNTIKKQVIEIYEFKKQHGTLDKKYI; encoded by the coding sequence ATGTACACAGTAATAGAGAGATATTATACTCCAATTGACAggtttattaataaaattaaaagaaaagggtTTTGGTTATACACTGGGTTAATTACATTATCATTTGTATACGTAATATTTTCCATTTCTAATTTACCTTCcttaccaccaccaccaccttcCCCATCAAGTAAACGGAAAAAGGATAAGATggtttcaaaatcaacaaagaaACGGATTGAAAATGAGGATGAAGTGGAATTGGGACCTTCTGATCCAATTATCCCTCTTGAACAGACCCATGCTAATGATCATATTATAAATTCTTGGTCAAAAAGacaattatatcaatttttatttgaagaaaagatTTATCCTGATGTCAATGAAGATTTGAATACAATTAAGAAACAAGTTATTGAGATTTATGAGTTTAAAAAGCAACATGGTACATTAGACAAGAAGTATATTTAA
- a CDS encoding protease B inhibitor, putative (Similar to S. cerevisiae PBI2;~In S. cerevisiae: cytosolic inhibitor of vacuolar proteinase B, required for efficient vacuole inheritance; with thioredoxin forms protein complex LMA1, which assists in priming SNARE molecules and promotes vacuole fusion), whose amino-acid sequence MNQNKKLTGLILLAIISIITLFNFRAISKATAIRSFVSPPSTSSSSTANINTKSAMSDSKGYIITLKDTCPDSEASSIKSKITELGGKITNEFSLIKGFSAQLPTIHAEALPKDFAGIANIEEDGEVRTQ is encoded by the coding sequence atgaatcaaaataagaaattaactggtttaatattattagcGATTATATCAATCATTACTTTATTCAACTTTAGAGCAATTTCCAAAGCAACCGCCATCAGATCATTTGTTTCGCCTCcttctacttcttcttctagCACCGCAAATATTAATACTAAATCAGCCATGTCAGATTCCAAAGGTTACATTATCACTTTAAAAGATACTTGTCCAGATTCCGAAGCTagttcaattaaatcaaaaattacTGAATTGGGAGGTAAAATTACCAATGAATTTAGTTTGATCAAAGGATTTTCTGCTCAATTACCAACTATTCATGCTGAAGCTTTGCCTAAAGATTTTGCTGGTATTGCcaatattgaagaagatggTGAAGTTCGTACacaataa
- a CDS encoding histone deacetylase, putative (In C. albicans: associated with phenotypic switching - Srikantha T, et al. (2001) The histone deacetylase genes HDA1 and RPD3 play distinct roles in regulation of high-frequency phenotypic switching in Candida albicans. J Bacteriol 183(15):4614-25;~Similar to S. cerevisiae HOS3), producing MSTSRNTLSNHDNDSEDSLIEAFETTLSIRPTTTEYEDNDISIDHTTLPHTTINSINYTRDASIVDIEELEENEQISEQIPKFKTKRRYSLLPKITAFKKTGSPGLEEYYNQQKLDPKFDAILKPSVLLDESLTKYNHAFDEFLRSNPHIEKESPRFIHDSNKTLIVLSPYSAEHAFGRKWVTKSYLSTIFERPQRLLASCIGVASAVSMFPFYYKVTNSTKRGSVFSSHVRKIHGRNWPKKLFELCLESHEKLNNDELEVPEDWNVGDIYLTPKTINAIEGVIGTIETAIDSLFSKRKKENHNLAFVVIRPPGHHSHACLPSGFCLLNNVQIGIEYAFEQYGVTHCAILDIDLHHGDGSQDICWERAGFTGDYGQQEEDEIVDPKLNPRDDYGKRFATYPKVGYFSIHDIKSYPTEIGYATKENIKNASTCIMDHDLNIWNVHLQEWSNEDEFYKHYQTKYVAILNRANQFLNSAKKQYEQEYEEYIENLGKYNKYLLKPHLFNSPLTKPTPPPPFKPLIAISAGFDASQYENPQMQRHGINVPTSFYSTFTKDVVKLAKIHTNGKVLSFLEGGYSDGALSTGIFSHLIGLNNDDEFLWNHSWGSQQVMKELVKGCKKNWTPYKKPQSDITIWANEVIKLGRAMMPNAILPTNYVYDDQTKQSNRPMNKMVKELMDSRGKAVEVDSPIRKDPEDDRKVMRHTRSYYKKVSNI from the coding sequence ATGTCGACTTCAAGAAATACCCTATCGAATCATGATAATGATAGTGAAgattcattaattgaagCATTTGAAACGACATTGAGTATTCGTCCTACAACAACTGAATATGAAGATAATGACATTTCTATAGACCATACCACTTTACCCCATACTACCATAAACAGTATAAACTATACAAGGGATGCCAgcattgttgatattgaggaattggaagaaaatgaacaaATCCTGGAGCAAATCCCCAAattcaaaaccaaaagaCGATACAGTTTACTTCCTAAAATCACTGCATTTAAAAAAACTGGTTCTCCGGGATTAGAGGAATATTATAATCAACAGAAACTTGACCCTAAATTTGATGCTATTTTGAAACCATCAGTATTACTCGATGAATCATTAACTAAATATAATCATGCATTTGACGAATTTTTACGTTCCAACCCACATATTGAAAAGGAATCACCTAGATTTATTCATGACTCGAATAAAACATTAATTGTACTATCACCATACTCTGCAGAACATGCTTTCGGGAGAAAATGGGTCACtaaatcatatttatcGACAATTTTCGAACGTCCACAAAGATTATTAGCGAGTTGTATTGGTGTTGCATCAGCGGTATCAATGTTTCCCTTTTATTATAAAGTGACAAACTCGACCAAGCGAGGTTCGGTATTTTCATCGCATGTTCGTAAAATTCATGGTCGTAATTGGCCgaaaaaattgtttgaattgtGTCTCGAATCacatgaaaaattgaataatgaCGAATTGGAAGTACCAGAAGATTGGAATGTTGGAGATATTTACTTGACTCCCAAAACTATAAACGCTATAGAAGGAGTGATTGGAACCATTGAAACCGCCATTGATTCTTTATTTctgaaaagaaagaaagagaatcACAATCTTGCATTTGTTGTCATTAGACCACCAGGGCATCATAGTCATGCTTGTTTACCTAGTGggttttgtttattgaatAATGTTCAAATAGGTATAGAATATGCATTTGAACAATATGGCGTAACTCATTGTGCCATTTTAGATATTGATTTGCATCATGGTGATGGATCACAAGATATATGTTGGGAACGAGCAGGGTTTACTGGAGATTATGgtcaacaagaagaagatgaaataGTTGATCCTAAATTGAATCCACGTGATGATTATGGGAAAAGATTTGCTACTTATCCTAAAGTTGGCTATTTTTCAATCCATGATATCAAATCATATCCCACTGAAATTGGTTATGCAACAAAGGAGAATATTAAAAATGCGTCTACTTGTATTATGGATCATGATCTCAATATATGGAATGTCCATTTGCAAGAATGGAGcaatgaagatgaattttATAAACATTATCAAACCAAATACGTTGCGATATTGAATAGAgctaatcaatttttaaacaGTGCCAAAAAGCAATATGAACAAGAATATGAAGAATATATTGAGAATTTGGGTAAATATAACAAATACTTGTTGAAACCACATTTGTTTAATCTGCCATTAACTAAGCCAACACCACCTCCTCCTTTTAAACCTTTGATTGCCATTAGTGCTGGGTTTGATGCATCACAATATGAAAACCCTCAAATGCAACGACATGGGATCAATGTCCCCACGTCATTTTATTCAACATTCACTAAAGATGTAGTTAAATTAGCCAAAATTCATACCAATGGCAAagtattatcatttttagaAGGTGGATATTCGGACGGTGCTCTTTCAACAGGTATATTTTCACATTTAATTGGattaaataatgatgatgaatttttaTGGAATCATTCCTGGGGATCACAACAAGTTATGAAAGAATTAGTTAAAGgatgtaaaaaaaattggacCCCATATAAAAAACCACAAAGTGATATAACAATTTGGGCCAATGAAGTAATTAAATTGGGTAGAGCCATGATGCCCAATGCGATATTACCGACAAATTATGTTTATGATGATCAAACTAAACAACTGAATAGGCCAATGAATAAAATGGTGAAAGAATTGATGGATTCCAGAGGAAAAGCAGTTGAAGTGGATAGTCCAATAAGAAAAGACCCTGAAGATGACAGGAAAGTTATGAGACACACACGGTCATATTACAAGAAAGTATCCAATATATAG